The Fusobacterium russii ATCC 25533 sequence AGAAATTTAAATATAGCTTTAAAGGAGCAATGAAAATTTAATGAAATTTTTACCTACAACTAAAGAAGAAATGAAAGAACTTGGTTGGGAAAAACTTGATGTTTTACTTATTTCAGGAGATACATATTTGGACAGCTCATATAATGGAAGCTCACTTATAGGTAAATGGCTTGTAAAACATGGTTTTAAAGTTGGAATAATAGCCCAGCCTGAAATAGATAGCCCCAATGATATTACAAGATTAGGAGAGCCTGATTTATTTTTTGCCATCTCAGGAGGCTGTGTTGATTCTATGGTAGCAAATTATACAGCAACCAAGAAAAAAAGACAACAAGATGATTTTACTCCCGGAGGGCTGAACAATAAAAGACCGGATAGGGCAGTTCTAGTTTATTCAAATATGATAAGAAGATTTTTTAAGGGTACAGATAAAAAAATTATAATAAGTGGTATAGAGTCCAGTTTAAGAAGAATAACACATTATGACTATTGGACAAATAAATTAAGGAAACCTATTTTATTTGATGCAAAAGCTGATATTCTTTCCTATGGCATGGGAGAAATGTCAATGCTTGAGCTTGCGAGAGCATTAAAAAATGGAGAAAATTGGCAAGATATAAGAGGGCTTTGTTATATTTCAAAGGAGCCTAGAAGAGAATATCTGACTTTACCATCACATCAGGAATGCTTGGACAGTAAGGAAAAATTTACTGACTTATTTCATACTTTTTATTTGAACTGTGATCCGATAACTGCAAAGGGCTTGGTGCAAAAGTGTGATGATAGATATTTAATACAGAATCCGCCCACAGCAACTTTTACTGAAAAAGAAATGGATGAAATTTACTCTATGAATTTTGCAAGAGATGTTCATCCCTATTACAAAAAAATGGGAACTGTAAGAGCTTTAGATACAATAAGATATTCTGTTACAACTCATAGAGGTTGCTATGGTGAATGTAATTTTTGTGCCATAGCTATTCATCAAGGAAGAACAATTATGTCAAGGAGTCAGGATTCGATAGTTAAAGAAGTCGAAAGTATTGCTAAAATACCTAAATTCCATGGAAATATTTCTGATGTCGGAGGACCGACTGCCAATATGTATGGCATAGAATGTAAGAAAAAATTAAAATTAGGTTCCTGTCCAGATAGAAGGTGTCTATATCCTAAAAAATGTCCTTCATTAGTAATTAATCATAGTTCACAAATAGAATTATTAAGAAAACTGAAGGCTATAAATAAAATTAAAAAAATATTTATTGCTTCCGGAATTCGTTATGATATGATTTTAGATGACAATAAATGTGGGCAGGCATATTTAAAGGAACTTGTAAAAGATCATATATCCGGGCAAATGAAGATAGCTCCGGAGCATACTGAGGATAAAATTTTAAATCTTATGGGAAAAGATGGTAAGTCCTGTCTTAATGAATTTAAAAATAGATTTTATAAGTTAAATGATGAGCTGGGGAAAAAACAATTTTTGACTTATTATTTGATTGCAGCTCACCCCGGCTGTAGTGATAAGGAAATGCTGGATTTAAAAAAATATGCCTCAAACGAATTGAGAGTAAATCCAGAACAAGTACAAATTTTTACACCTACACCTTCAACTTATTCAACACTTATGTACTACACTGAAAAAGACCCTTTTACTAATAAAAGATTATTTGTTGAAAAAGATAACTTAAAAAAACAAAGACAAAAGGATATTGTTATAGAGAAGAAAGGCAGGAATATTAAAAATTTTAGAAAGATATAAAATTATTTTCTATTGTTAGTATTTATCATTTATTGACACTTTTTTTAAAATACCTTATAATAAAATGATAAATAAATATGGGAGGATATAATGCTACAAAAAAATAAGAGAAATTTCTCAATTATAGCACATATAGATCATGGAAAATCAACTCTTGCTGATAGACTTTTAGAATATACTGGAGCTGTTTCTGAAAGAGATATGAAAGAACAACTTTTGGACTCTATGGATCTTGAAAGAGAGAAGGGTATAACAATAAAAGCACAGGCTGTTACTCTATTTTATAAGGCAAAAGACGGAGAAGAGTATGAACTGAATTTAATTGATACTCCGGGACACGTTGACTTTATTTATGAAGTATCAAGATCACTTACTGCCTGTGAGGGAGCTTTACTTGTTGTAGATGCAGCACAGGGAGTTGAAGCACAAACTTTAGCAAATGTATATCTTGCAATAGAAAATAATTTAGAGATTTTACCTGTAATTAATAAAATAGATTTACCGGCTGCTGATCCTGAAAAAGTGAAAAAAGAAATTGAAGATATTATAGGTTTACCAGCTGATGACGCAGTTCTTGCATCTGCAAAAAATGGAATAGGAATAGAAGATATTTTAGAAGCTGTTGTACAGAGAATACCTGCACCTAATTATGATGAGAATGCACCTTTAAAAGCATTGATATTTGATTCATACTTTGATGATTATAGAGGTGTTATAACATATATAAAAGTATTGGATGGAAATATAAAAAAAGGTGATAGAATAAAAATTTGGTCTACAGAAAAAGAACTTGATGTTATGGAGATAGGAATTTTTTCTCCTTCAATGAAAATAACAAATGAGCTTACAAGTGGTTCAGTTGGTTACATTATAACGGGAGTTAAAACTATTCATGATACAAGAGTAGGAGATACAATAACTTTAGCTAAAAATCCTTGTCTATTTCCGTTAGAGGGATTTAAACCTGCACAATCTATGGTATTTGCAGGGATTTATCCGCTATTTACTGATGACTATGAAGAGTTGAGGGAAGCTCTTGAAAAATTACAACTAAATGATGCCTCGCTTACTTTTGTTCCTGAAACATCATTGGCATTAGGTTTTGGATTTAGATGTGGTTTCTTAGGTCTACTTCATATGGAAATCATTGTTGAAAGACTCAGAAGAGAATATAATTTAGATTTAATTTCTACCACTCCTTCAGTTGAGTATAAAGTTAGAATTGATGATAGAGAAGAAATGATAATAGATAATCCTTGTGAATTTCCTGAGCTTGGAAGAGGGAAAATAACAATCCAAGAGCCTTATATAAGAGGGAAGATAATAGTTCCCAAAGAATATGTTGGGAATATTATGGAGCTTTGTCAAGAAAAAAGGGGAATATTTATCTCAATGGATTATCTTGATGAAACAAGATCAATGCTTTCTTATGAACTACCACTTGCAGAAATAGTAATTGATTTCTATGATAAGTTAAAGTCGAGAACAAAAGGCTATGCATCTTTTGAATACGAACTTAGTGAATATAAGGTTTCAAATCTTGTAAAAGTG is a genomic window containing:
- the lepA gene encoding translation elongation factor 4, with amino-acid sequence MLQKNKRNFSIIAHIDHGKSTLADRLLEYTGAVSERDMKEQLLDSMDLEREKGITIKAQAVTLFYKAKDGEEYELNLIDTPGHVDFIYEVSRSLTACEGALLVVDAAQGVEAQTLANVYLAIENNLEILPVINKIDLPAADPEKVKKEIEDIIGLPADDAVLASAKNGIGIEDILEAVVQRIPAPNYDENAPLKALIFDSYFDDYRGVITYIKVLDGNIKKGDRIKIWSTEKELDVMEIGIFSPSMKITNELTSGSVGYIITGVKTIHDTRVGDTITLAKNPCLFPLEGFKPAQSMVFAGIYPLFTDDYEELREALEKLQLNDASLTFVPETSLALGFGFRCGFLGLLHMEIIVERLRREYNLDLISTTPSVEYKVRIDDREEMIIDNPCEFPELGRGKITIQEPYIRGKIIVPKEYVGNIMELCQEKRGIFISMDYLDETRSMLSYELPLAEIVIDFYDKLKSRTKGYASFEYELSEYKVSNLVKVDILVSGKPVDAFSFIAHNDNAYYRGRAICEKLREVIPRQQFEIPIQAALGSKIIARETIKAYRKNVIAKCYGGDITRKKKLLEKQKEGKKRMKSIGNVEIPQEAFVSVLKLND
- a CDS encoding YgiQ family radical SAM protein, which gives rise to MKFLPTTKEEMKELGWEKLDVLLISGDTYLDSSYNGSSLIGKWLVKHGFKVGIIAQPEIDSPNDITRLGEPDLFFAISGGCVDSMVANYTATKKKRQQDDFTPGGLNNKRPDRAVLVYSNMIRRFFKGTDKKIIISGIESSLRRITHYDYWTNKLRKPILFDAKADILSYGMGEMSMLELARALKNGENWQDIRGLCYISKEPRREYLTLPSHQECLDSKEKFTDLFHTFYLNCDPITAKGLVQKCDDRYLIQNPPTATFTEKEMDEIYSMNFARDVHPYYKKMGTVRALDTIRYSVTTHRGCYGECNFCAIAIHQGRTIMSRSQDSIVKEVESIAKIPKFHGNISDVGGPTANMYGIECKKKLKLGSCPDRRCLYPKKCPSLVINHSSQIELLRKLKAINKIKKIFIASGIRYDMILDDNKCGQAYLKELVKDHISGQMKIAPEHTEDKILNLMGKDGKSCLNEFKNRFYKLNDELGKKQFLTYYLIAAHPGCSDKEMLDLKKYASNELRVNPEQVQIFTPTPSTYSTLMYYTEKDPFTNKRLFVEKDNLKKQRQKDIVIEKKGRNIKNFRKI